A segment of the Bos javanicus breed banteng chromosome 22, ARS-OSU_banteng_1.0, whole genome shotgun sequence genome:
atattaaaaagcagagacatcactttggcaaccaaggtctgtctagtcaaagctctggtttttccagtagtggatgtgaaagttggactataaggaaagccgagtgccaaagaatcgatgcttttgaactgtggtgatggaaaagactcttgagagtctcttggactgcgaggagatccaaccagtccatcctaaaggaaatcagtcctgaatattcattggaaggattgatgctgaagctgaaagtctaatactttggccacctgatgcgaagagctgactcactggaaaagaccctgatgctgggaaagattgaatgctggaggagaaggggacgacagaggatgagatggttggatggcatcacccactcgatggacatgagtctgagtaagctccaggagttggcgatagacagggaggcctggcgtgctgcagtccatgaggttgcaaagagtcagacacgactgagcgactaaactgaactgagggatcaCAAACCCATAAACAGTGAGGCTCACTTGTTCAAGTGGAGGATGTGCAGGGCACACTGGGCCGTGCCCAGCAGAACAAAGTCCTCTGTCACCTCGAGGGCTGTGGGCTGCTCCACCAAGGGCAGTGAAGCCCGCAACCTCCCATTCACTGAGTACAGGTGCAAGGAGTAGGTGACCTGGAGGAAGCAGGACGTGTTAGCAAGGACAGAATCCCAACTACCCCTATCTTGGCTGGGCGCCCCTTTCCCATACCTGAGCCCCCAGACGCTCCCGCGCTGAGCTCTGCACCACAATCTGGCCCTCAGACCCCAGCACCAGGTGGGACACAGGTCCAGGCAACGTGCTTCCTGGAGGGCTGAGTGTGGCCACAAACTGGCCACGGCGCACCGTGTGGATGATCACAGTTCCGTCCTGCAGGAAGGCAGCTTAGGGTGCTGGGCACAGGCATCTGGCTCCAGGGGCAGGGCCCAGCAAACAGCCTCCCCTGGGCACAGGCAGACACACACCTCCGATCCGGACACCGCCATGTCAAGTTCAGTGCTGATGGCCACACAGCTCACGGCAGCCTCATGCCCATACAGGATCTGCACGGGCTTTGATGCCAGCCCCATTGAGAGACCATTCTGTGGGGAACACCAGGGCTGGCTCAGGACTGAGGCACCCCACCACCTTGGCCCCAGAGTGAGAAGGCTAAAAGCTCAGAAAAGTGAAGGTCTGATCCAAAGTTAGACAGTTGGAGCCCCAGACTCACTCACGGTAGTAGTAGGAAGGGGAAGAGAGCAGGGTAGGACTGGAGGCCCACTAGAGGGGCAGATGGGCCGCAGATCTGGACCAAGGGGGCCCACGGGGCTGCCACCCAGCACACCTGCTGCATGAGCCGCCACACCATGCATGTGGTGTCTCGGGAGCCTGAGATGAGGTAGATGCCACAGGTGTCCAGCGCAAGGCAGGTTACTACATCTGcacaggagaggggaggaaacGGGAcgggaaagagagaggggaggggagaagagggaaaatAGAGCAGTTACCCCTCCCTGGCCAGCTCCGGAGCCCTGCTCCCACCCGCATAACCTGAGCTCCCAGGCAGCACCTACCAAGGTGGCAGCGGAGCTGGCTGAGCAGCCTGCCCCGGGGCAGCGCAGTCACTCGCAGGCTGCCATCCCAGTGGCCACCACTGAACAGCAGCTTTCCGTCCGGGGACACTGCCAGGGCTTGCCCACTCACACCACTGCCTGGAACCCACGGGCCGCTCAGGAGTCGCTGCATCCTGACCCAGTGAGGAGGACCACAGGTGAGGCCAGGCTACACAGGAGACCCTCGCCTTCAGAGACCTTGGCCAGAGCATTTAGAGCCCACCCTGGCCCACAACCCTCTGTCCTACTTGGGGTTGCCCATGGTGGGGtctttgctgaagctgaagtagTTGCTTATGTTTCGGTCATAGGGCAGCCAGCTGTGGGTCCCCAGCAGCCCACTGGCACTCACGGTCACCTGGGCGAGAGAGGACAGAGGTGGGTTGGGGCAGAGTCGGGGGTGGAGCTGAGGTGGGGCCCGGCCCGGTGCACTTACCAACAGGTCTGCGGAGCCCTGGGTGATGAAGGAGTGGGGTTGCCGGTGGGGAACCAGGGCCAGCACCAGGGGCACGCCATCGCTGATGACCTGCGGGGGCAGGGCGGGACTAGCTACCCGAGCAGCCGGCTAGAGCCCCCACCATGCTACCTGCTTCTTGGCCCTCAGCCCCGGGGCATCACGTGACAGGCAGAGGTCACTCTGAGAGACATGCAGAGAGCAGTGGGCCTTCAGGGCATCTCAGGAAGTGAGAGACCAGATGGACAAGGAAGACCCTTCAAGCTTGGTTTCAACCTCGGTCATCCCACCCCACGACTCCACATCTCCGAGTCGGCTAGCGTGAGGAGAGGAGAGCCTGAACACCTTGGAGCTGGGGGCCTTCTGGGATGCAGGCAGGAAGGTGAGGAGAGTATTGAGGCCAGACTCCCTCCTTCTGTTCTCCCTAAGGATGACCAGGGGAGTCAACCTGGCCTGACCCTCCCTCATGAAGATGGCACCCAACCCTCAGTGATGTTTACCTCATATTTCCTCTTATTTCCTCGATATTTACCTCTTATTTCTAAGATGTCTTAATATCAGGGACTTTGATTTAGGTTTTCCATCTCCAAGAGATTGGCAAGGACCGTGGAATTAAATGAACTTCACTGGGTAGGTAGTTGAGACCCTGCTTCCTCTCACCTCTGCAAAGAAGGCCTTTAGCTGGCCCAGGTGCTGGAAGATGCTAGGTGAGTTAGTGTCCAGACGTGCAAGGCGCTGGGCTGCTTCCTCCACGGAAAGCCGAGCTGGATGGGGCTCCTGTGGGCAAGGAACCATTCAGCACCGCGGCCAGGGCCTCCCTGACCACGGTCTTCCCAGCCGGCCTTACCTTCAGCAGCTGACAGGGTGTCTGCCCGAAGTTGCTGATGATGCCCTCCAGTGCCTTCCGCTCCCGCTCATCTGCCACCTGGTCCAGGTCCACAGCCCCTGAGCATCGGCAGGTtagggggggggggtggggcgggggcgggcagtCAGGACTCCTTCTGTGCCCCCTGCACGCCCCATCCTCTGCACCCCAACCCTCACCGGCGTCCAGGGCACCGCTCACCCTCGTAAGTGCAGTAATAGAAGACATTGAGGGCCTCCTCTGCAGCTGGCCCCCGCTGCTTGTAGCCAAAGATGAGGTCGATCCACTCATGCAGGTGGGCAGATACATACTCTGACTCCTAGGGGCAGGGAGGTGGCCGTCAGTCCAGGAACAATGGACCCTCCGCCTCGGCCCTCCCCTCTGGCCACCTGCCGGTATCTGTGCGCACATCTCACCAGTGCCCGGCGGTGCTGCTGGATGAAGTCCTCAGGAGAGCTGGCCCATGGGGGCAGTACCACATCACCCACCTTCTCGTTGGTCAGCTGGAGGCAGCCCAGGTCAAAGCCTGGCACAGAAGGCTGGGTCAGCTGTCTCGCTGTGCCTTCTTCACCAGCTCCCCGGCCACCCTCCATCTTCATGCCTCCCGCCCCCACCCAGCGCCTACCGTTCTGGTTCTCCAGGAAATCGGGGAAGTAGAAGAACTCTGGGATGAGCTCCTTCACATCAGCGGGGCTCTCCAGGCGGGCCTGCCAGGCTGCTGCCACTGAGTGGAACTGCCGGTCCGAGCAGTCGAAGCTGGGGAGGGGCACGGGCCAAAGTGAGGCAGTGAGAAGGGAGACAGGGAATGAAAAGGTGCAGCCCTGGACAAGCAGGGAGCCAGCCTGTCCAGGATGCCTGGAAGACCCACCCTTCCCTCATCCACCCTGCCCACCGCCCCACACCATCTGCCTGCCCCTCCACACCGGCCACTCTGCAGCTGGACGTGCAGGGAGGTGAATGGTTCCACGCGGATGAGGTAGTGCATCACGCCCGCCGCATTGGAATAGTGGGTGCCATAATGGAACTTGTCGATGGTGCCCGCTGGGTCCTCGAAGCTCTCATACCTAGAACCACGGTTGGAGGGAATCAGTGGAAGCCCTCCCTGGTCCACCCCAGCCCCGAGCCCAGCCTTGCTCATGCACTCACTTCTCCTTCACAAGCTGGGCGTGCTTGGGGTTCACCACACCAATGGGCTTGGACAGGTCCCGGAAGACGGCTGGGTTGCTGAGGTCCAAGGTTGGGGACACGTAGTCCTGTAGGACCCAGGGGAACTGGCCGCCCACCCGGGCAGGAGCTGCATGAGGGTCCTGATGGCCTACATGGCCAGCCTGCCCTGCCCGCACCCTCACCCTCAGGAAGATGGGTGGAGCCCACAGGTGGGGGTGCACCATGGGGAGCAGGAGGGATTGTCTGAGACAGGATTTCCTTCAAGAACAGAggccaggaggggaagggagtggggCTGGGTGTGCGTGGGGGGCTGAGCCGAGAACAGAGGCCAGGCCTCAGGCAGCACCTGCCCAGGACTGAGCTCAGGGCTTGGCCCTCTATCAGTACCCACACTTGGGTGGACCAGGGCTGGCGGAGCAGAGGGTGGGTGGAGGGGTAGCAGGCCCTTACCACAGGGTACTGAGACAAGTCATTGTAGGTCCGCCCCGCAATGGTGTTGAGCTGCATCAGGTACTCAAAGTTGGAGATCTCTCGCTGCACCCATTTCTGGGGGGGCAAGGATACGAGGTGAGCCGGTGGGCTGCCAGCACTCTCCCCAGTGGCGGGGCTCTGACCTCACCTGACCCCCACCCTCCAGGGCTCTCACCTGCGTAAGACCTGAGGCGCGCAGCATCTCCTGGGGAGAGCGGCTACTTAGGTAGCCTTGGGTAGGGGGTCGCAGACGCAGGAGCCAGGAGTACACCTGGTTCCGCACCTGGGTGTGGGGTGGAATGAGGGAGGGCTGGGGCCTGGGCACGGGGGAAGGGGATGAGGCTGCGGCCCCGCCCGTCTTGCATGGGAAGTTGAGGAAGTAGTTGGCCTGATCAATGAAGAAGAGCTCAAGAGCTGAGCGGCGCAAGTTGAAACGCCGCAGGTGGACCTCTCGCAGCTGGGCCAGTGGGCGCCGGAAGTCATGGCCGATGCCTGTAGGGATGGAGAGCAGGTGCTGGAGCTACCCGCCCCAGCCCCACGAGACCCCAGCCCCCATCCCTGCCGGCCCTCCAGCCCGCTCCAGCAGAACACACCCTCCTCAGTTTCGACCCGCTCGGCACTGCCATCGTAGAAATACACGTGCTGCGTGGTGACCTCCAGCAGCCCTGGGACCACAGCCACCACGGTGACCAGTTGGCACTCAGCTGACAGCACCAGATTCTCATGCTGCTCATCCAGCTCTGCGGCCTCCAACCTGGGGGCCAGCACCCACTTTAGGTACTAGGCTCTGGGACCCCCATTCCCAACCAACCCAAGGACCACACTCTCAAAGTACCACTAAGTTAGGAGGCATGCTGCTCATGATCCcataggaggaggaggagctgcccATGGTCCAGACTGGCCCCAGTCCATGCCCTGAAACCTGGGCTTCTAAAGTTCCTGCCAGGACACCAACCCCTGTCCCCAGCCTCCCCTCACTCAGCACCTGCCCACTCCCATGGGTGCACATCCTGGTCTGGCTTCTCAGTCCTGCTCTGGGGTGCCTGGCCATCAAACAGCAACTCTCCATCCTCTTACAGATCTGCCTAACCCTTCCACCTGACTTTGGACTGTCCCTTCAGGGTGGTTAGCCCCACAGCAGGAGGGCAAGTACACTGAGAAGTCCTCTGCCACTGGCAGGCACACATTGGACAGGCCCCCTTGCCCTGGGCAGCTCTTTCCCAGCCCCACTCACGGGGTCTCCAGTGCAGCCAGCTCGTCCTCGCCCAGCTGGTCTTCCTGTAGCTCCTCAGGTAGGCTGCTGACTTTGGCCTCTTTGGTCACAGCGAGAGGCAGTGAGGCCTCCTCGGTGGGTGTCAGGGGGGCCTCACCTGCAATGGGCCCAAGGGTGCTCAGCCAGAGCTGGACAAGACAGGGCTATGAGGTTGGGTGGACACAGCTCGGCACACCCTCTCACCCAGGTTGTCGCGTAGGGCACTGGCCTCCAGGTGAGGGTTGAAGTGATGGTTGGGCACCAGCTTCAGACGCATGCGCGAGTAGGTCTCAGCACTGGAGAGCTTCCAGTGGGGGGTGGGCGGATCCCTACAGATATGACCCCACTTACGGTCATGAGTGGGAAGCAGCGGGTTGCAGACccctctgccttcctcccagGCTTCTCCTCAAAGACActctcctggcccctccctcccAAGACCCACCCACCCAACGAGACTCCTCCCAAAGCCCCGCCCACCTCAGGGCCCAGGCCCCACAGGGGCTGGCTAGCTGGCGCCACAGCGCCCCCCAGTGCAGCAGGGCAGTGGAGTGCTGCGCTGCCTGCTGCTTCAGCGCCGCCGCGTATCGCAGCCCCTCGAAGCGCGCCCGCCTCTGCACAGGGTCCAGCACCAGCTcctgcggggtgggggtggaggaacaGGTGAGGCCCGCTGGGTGCTTCcagctcctccctctcctctcagtCCCAGCAGCCGTCCTCTGGGTCCACAGAGGGCCCAAGTGTGGAGCTGCTCCCGGCCCCCAGGGCAGGTCGCACACCTGGAAGGCCCGACGGCTGCGCGCGCGCTCCCGCTGGCGCCGCTGCCCACTGCTCATGAGCATGTCGTAGCAGGCGTTCCAGAAGCCCGACATGAGGTCGTGACTCTTAGCGTAGGTGTCCATTTCGAACTGTGACATGGTGGGCTGCACCTGGAGGACCGGACAGGGAGAGGCGACCGCGCTCGATGcgggcccccagcccccactaCTTTGCCCGTGCCCCTGGCCCCAGGCACCTGCTTGTCAATGAAGTGACGCCATTCGGGGGTGGCACAGAAGGCCTGGAAGTCCTCGAAGAAGGTGGGGCTCCCGTTGGTGGGCGGCAGGGAAGGCAGGCCCCACTGTAGCCCCAGTGGGCCGTAGGCGCGGTCCAGCAGCGTGCGCACCAGCGGCACCAACCACGAGCAGCGCTCTGCAGCAGCGGCGGCGACTGGGGGCTCCCCGTTCTCGGTGGGGGTCTCTGATGGGGAGGTGTTCAGCGCCCGCGCCAGCGCCGCCTCCAGCTTGGAGAGCACGTAGCAAGCCTCCTCTCGGCGCATGGGCACTGCGGTCTGCAGCAGCGCGTGCAGCTTCACGTAGGCTTGGGCGTGCAGCTGCGGACGGAAGAGTGGGGGTGTCACCAGCTACTCCCCGAGCTCCCTAGATCCGCTGCGCACCCTCCCCCCACAGCCGCCCTGCGCTCACCTGCGGGTCCTCCAGCAGGATGTAGCCGAGCACCAGGCGCAGGCCGATCTGCGCCATCTCTCGGAGGTCCGCTGTGCCGTTGGCCAGGTGTGGCCAGGCTCCCAGGCGATCCAGCAGGCTACACACTCCTTCGAACAGCTGCCGCACACCATACATTCCAGGTGGCCATCACCAGATGAGGCCAGAAGCCCGTGAGGAGAGAGGGAAGTAAGGTTTGGGCTGGGGGCCAGAGAGGGTTTCCACATACAGATAGACCTCTGCTCACAGATACCAGAGCTGAGGTCCCCATGATTGCACATGTATACTCAGCCACTCTGCAGACCAAGAGCCCTCGGGGCATGTGAACACAGTGCTCCTGCCCCGAGCTGCCATACCTTCTCACTCCACAGCTCCTGGTTACCATGGCCCTCGGCACACAGGAAGTCCTGCAGCAGACGCAGCAGCCAAAGCGCCTGCTGGGTGAGGCTGGCCAGGACCCCAGGGGGGGCCTCTTTGATGTCGGTCAGGGCTGACTCCAGCATCATCTCCAGGAGGCTGGAGGGGAATGAGGGACTCTGGTGTCTACCTGACTGCCTTCTGGGCCCCCAGGCTTCCCCACAGCCCTGCTCCCTCACCTGCGCTTGATGCAGTCTGGTGGGCGCACCAGCGTGGCTGAGGACCCCAGCTGGGTGAGCACGGAGAAGACCTGGCCGCGCTCCCGCCAGGCGGCCTCGTCACTGCCATCCACACCCCGCCACGTCACTGAGAACAGCACGTTGGTGAGCAGGTTACAAAGCTCCTCCTCACAGGTTTGCTGTGGACACAGGGGGTGTGTGGAGtgcaggctggggagggagggaatcaCTGCCCCAGCACCATCCCTGTTCAGCACCTCTGCCCACCCACTAGTAGGCACAGCAGGAGGCTGAGCCTTTGGCCAACGGCCCAGCCAGTGTGCTGCTGAGGGCCTAGACAAACAGTGTGGGACTCGACCACCACCTGAGTTCCAGGGAGGATCCTGGGGTTCCAGGATTCCTAAGAGGAGATGAGGCAGTTCACATAGTTACCTCACAGGCCTCAAGGACTGTCCCAGAACCCTCTGGAATAATGCCATTGAATAAGCAAAGGCCCCTCCCCAGATCCAGAAGCACAAGGCAGGACTCTTAGAGCCATGCTGCTCACCAGCCCTGAAAAGCCCGTGTCCCACAGGCTCTCAAGGGCCTTCCAAAGCCTGGCAAGTGCCCCCAGCTGTCTCAGCACAACTTGCCCTGTTCTGGAATATCCGCCACCCCTCAGAGAACACACTGCAGAGGAAAGTTATGAGGGGGCAGCGCTGGACCTGACCGGCCGTCACAGCCCTGATGTCAAACAGTACCACACCTCTGGAAAAGCTCCACTGGCTGCCCTGGGCCCCCGAGGAGCCCTACCTCAGAGCCCGCCTCACCTGAGGGTTGCTGGTATTGGAGGTGTCATCCCCACTGATGGTGGGctctggcaggctgccgtcctCCAGCACGTTGGAGAGACTGGAGCTGTGGCGGCCCTGGGCCATAGGGAAGGGCCGGGGTCCATCGAGTGGGGATGGTGTgccaggctggctggctggagtGACAGTCCCGCTGCCGCTGCCACCACCGGCAGTATTTCCTGAGCTCACACTGGCCCGCTCCAGGCCCAGCTCAAAGGGGGTGGCGAACGGGGAGAGGGCGTGGTAAAAGGCATCAGGGTCAGGGGCCTCTGGGGGCAGGAAGACGTCTGAAGGCTCAGGCGACTCAGTGGGTGGCTTGTGTGAGGCTGGCTCCGGGGAGgtgggtggctcaggggtaaagggCAGGGGACTGCCGGCTGTGACAGCTTCCAGGACAAACAGCCGGGTCAGCACATCCTGCCAGCCGGCCTGGCGGGCCAGCAGCCGCACTATGTCTGGCTGTCCGTAGATGAGGTGGAAGAGCTGCCAGGCCAGGGCACAGGAAGTGAGGGACTCACTCGACAGCCTGCCCCAGCACCTCCTCAGGGGGCCTTTGCACGGAAGGCCTGCAGAGACCCCTCATCCCAGGCAGGCAAAGCCCTCAGGGTGGAAGCCACCCCACACCCCCAACAAAGCTTTCACTTTCCACTCACCTGACGACAAATGTCCAGGCGGACGCTGAGGTCAGCCTGGAGGGACAGTTGCACCACAGCCAACAGATCAGAGAGGTTCAGGCAATCTGGGAAGATGGCCAGAAAAGGCCTGAGGGACTGACCCCAGAGGGGAACTGTGCCCCGTTGCTGGGTCAGCCTCGGCCCTTGGACCAACACCTTCCTGATTCCCACCTGCCCTGTCTCCTGGATCCATGTCATCCCTctacctggcctgcctcttggcCCCGCCCAGGTTGTACCTGCCCCCAGGAACAGCTTGTAGAGGCCCTGGCAGAGCTGGGGGGAAACGGCGCCGTCTGGCAGGCAGGCAACGAGACCCTGGAGACCACACTCTCGCAGCCGGAGCCGCTGACGGCTGCGCTCAGGTAAGCGCTCATTCTGTTGCAGTCTGCGCAGGATCTGTGTGGGGTCATCATCAAGGGGAAGGAGTTACTGTAGGAGGGTAAGCCACCACACAGGGGTGGGGCTCCAAGAGAGGCCTGCAAAGACAGCTCCACCCACTAGCCCAGGGCCTTCTGCCTATCCCTGGACTCAGGCAGGAGCCCCAGTGAATGAGAATGCAGGGTTCGGGGGGAGCTAGATGTACCTTGCAGACTCGGTCGGGCAGCAAGGGCATGGGCCTCGGCCTCACCAGCAGTGCCAGCAGCACCTCAAGGTTCCCCGGCTCCAGCAGGAAGACAGCCAGAGACTCCTGTGCTGGGGAGCCTTGCAGCAGCGCCAGCAGCAGATCCAGCGCACCCACCACCTGGGGACACAAAGGCTTACGCTAATCGCGCCCAGCCCCAAGGCCCGCAACATGGTCCACGCTCCACCCCTCATCCAGGCTTCACCTCTGCCAACCTCTAGCCTACCTGGCCATCATCACCCAAGGCCGCCAGAAAGTTTAGCACCACCTGCAGGTCATCAGCGGTAGAGCTCCGCACCAGAAACTCCCGGGCCAGGCCCAGGAGTGACGTCTGCACTGTGCGCAGGTCGTCGGCGGGTAGGGGGCGCTCGCGCTGCGGACTGGGCAGGTCCCAGCAGAGAGGTCACCCAGGGCCAGGGAAACCACCAGGACATGGAAGGGAGGCGAAAACACGGAGGGCCGGCAGGTGAGCTGCGGGGCTGAACAGACCTGCCCCCAAGGCCCGAGGCTGGAGCATCAGCACCCCACCCCATCTGTACCCACCAGCCTCACCTGTAGTGGACACGCAGGGCATCAAGGATGAACTGGACCCCATACTTCTTCCGCAGCTTCTGTCTGTGCTCACGGACTATGCTAGACACATACTGGATGTGGCCTGAGCGGGCATCAGCAGAGggctcagcccaccaggctgcgctGGGTTCCTTCCATCATCCAGGACAGGGCCATGCCACTgccagacccccacccccaccccgaccagGGGAGGGTCGTCGTCCCCTCAGATCAGCTACAGGGCTGTAGCCTCTGAGAACGTCCACTGCCACCCTGGCTGGCAGCATCTCCTCACCCAAGTCGGCACACCTACCCAGGCGCACAGCGAAGTCGCTGAGGGTCCAGAGGTGAAAGTTGAAGAGCAAGTGCTGGTAGAGCAGGTACAGGAGGGGCCCACTGCCCTCGGCTGCCACCTGCTCCATCAACAGCTGGGCAGACATGAGCACATTCATGTCCATGGCCCAGCTGGGGacctgggtgggggcaggagctGGGGTGAGATGTCAGGCCTTGTCCACCCACTATCAGGCCTCCCAGTTTCCACCCTGCCCTGCACAGGCAGATGGACACAAACATCCTGCCTGCTCCAAACCCTCTGGCGGCTCCCTGCCCTCTGAAGTACAAGCTCCCAGCCTACTGTGCGGGTGTCCTGCCCCAGCCTGTGCTGGTACTTCCCCAGACCCTCTTGGCCCAACCCTGCCCCGCCTTTCAAATGCCACCTCTCCCAGGAGGCCCTCCCTGACTGATGGCATCAGGCACCCCGGCTTGGTCCCTCCAACAGCCCCTTGGTCAGATGAAGGAGTCCCCTCCCCGCCTGCCCCAGCAGGCCTCACCTTGCGCAAGAGGGCCCCGATGATGGCGGGCCCCTGGCAGTGCATCAGGCTCTCCTGATTCACGGGGTGGCCCTGCAGGAAGTTCCGCAGCATCAGCAGAAAGGCAGCCACTGCATTCTTCTCCATTCGCTCCTCTGCCACCACCAGGAAGGGGACAGGTGTGCGTCAAAGGCCTGTCAGGGGCTACAAGACCTCAAGCACTCCAGCCCCCTGCCAGGCCAAGGTCTTCTCTCACCAACACAGGCACCAGGGACACTTTACCTGAGGACTTGCCCAGTGGGAGAAGCAGGCCCTGGGCACTTTGGCCAGAGGTCAGTTCGGGCCCCACAAGGTCATGTGTTTCTGCTGGACCTGCCTCGGCTTCCTGGGGTTGTGCAGCCACTCGCTCCAGCAGGGGCAGCAGGGCACCCATGCCTCCCACGCAGTTCACCACATCCTGTGGGCAGGGGGCCTCCGTGAGGGCAGCACCCCATCAtctcctgccccctccacccTGCAGACCCTCCAACCTGGAATCCTGGGTCTCCTTAAGACCTCCCAGGGCACGGAGCCACTCCAGCCCACCCTGCACACTGCCCGTGCTCACACTTCCTGCACACACTGTCCACGTGGGCACACACCTTCACGTCCCAGGTCTCCACTCTATGGCCCGTAAGGCGGCCATCCAGCCCATGGCCAGGGGACAGGTCC
Coding sequences within it:
- the NBEAL2 gene encoding neurobeachin-like protein 2 isoform X2, whose protein sequence is MPWEELRGQGCLGLTCVPEAKRPAGPMGSQDKTWPEGRAKVWMSLPVSFPGPEASDPAQGAVGALNEGHYCSRDHSLSLDRPNFTPVQLVSVHKLHPGQCDPRPFVLQAPPPALGWVLHSFFCWALGAPGPPTSLRSAGRKRPPSPTVTLRFLPQGPEREGMFPVHTKVSLAGGAQTWAQPLSLLPMEPALGPGVQKDLGYLQQWLKAFVGAFEKSISLSSLEPRRPEEVGAEVPLLPLDALHVLAEQLDAGDLEQALLLLKLFVILCRNPENVEAGWGRVLAPRVLALLTQLVAELKGPPPPQEDRGPQLENVALHALLLCEGLFDPYQTWRRQHRGEVISAKEKSKYKFPPAALPSEFSAFFRESLRDADRLPSVLLLRLIHLFGAVLAGGKENGQKAVSAGSVQGLLDVVRGWGHRPAQDPRLVPLALEVLVGAVHVLHASRAPPRGPELRALLEGYFRILNTDWPAGPSPDPGEAHVTLRVSMLDAIPMMLACEDRPVLQATFLSNNCFEHLIRLIQNSKVLDQDTDAIAVHVVRVLTCIMSGSPSAKEVFKERIGYPHLHEVLQSHGPPTHRLLQELLNMAVEGDHSTCPPPPIRNEQPVLVLMRWLPSLPTAELRLFLAQRLWWLCDSCPASRATCVQAGLVGCLLETLSEGVALGARCQEQLLALLQALGHVSLRPLELRRLLRPPPGLDSGPGGAEAGQARHAGAIIRALSGMARHQGPARALRYFDLTPSMAGIMVPPVQRWPGPGFTFHAWLCLHPMAGAPAPAPTPTRPLQRKQLYSFFTSSGSGFEAFFTAAGTLVVAVCTRKEYLTMSLPEVSFADSAWHCVAIVHVPGRRPFSQNLVHVYKDGHLVKTAPLRCPSLSEPFSSCCIGSAGHRTTTTTTGLPAPPGPAALAHTHPSLTRSQSVPATTGLGWGSGLVAPLQEGSISSTLAGTQDTRWGSPTSLEGELGAVAIFHEALQAAALRVLCALGPNETAPFKPEGELHELGTKLLLHYSPQACKNNICLDLSPGHGLDGRLTGHRVETWDVKDVVNCVGGMGALLPLLERVAAQPQEAEAGPAETHDLVGPELTSGQSAQGLLLPLGKSSEERMEKNAVAAFLLMLRNFLQGHPVNQESLMHCQGPAIIGALLRKVPSWAMDMNVLMSAQLLMEQVAAEGSGPLLYLLYQHLLFNFHLWTLSDFAVRLGHIQYVSSIVREHRQKLRKKYGVQFILDALRVHYSPQRERPLPADDLRTVQTSLLGLAREFLVRSSTADDLQVVLNFLAALGDDGQVVGALDLLLALLQGSPAQESLAVFLLEPGNLEVLLALLVRPRPMPLLPDRVCKILRRLQQNERLPERSRQRLRLRECGLQGLVACLPDGAVSPQLCQGLYKLFLGADCLNLSDLLAVVQLSLQADLSVRLDICRQLFHLIYGQPDIVRLLARQAGWQDVLTRLFVLEAVTAGSPLPFTPEPPTSPEPASHKPPTESPEPSDVFLPPEAPDPDAFYHALSPFATPFELGLERASVSSGNTAGGGSGSGTVTPASQPGTPSPLDGPRPFPMAQGRHSSSLSNVLEDGSLPEPTISGDDTSNTSNPQQTCEEELCNLLTNVLFSVTWRGVDGSDEAAWRERGQVFSVLTQLGSSATLVRPPDCIKRSLLEMMLESALTDIKEAPPGVLASLTQQALWLLRLLQDFLCAEGHGNQELWSEKLFEGVCSLLDRLGAWPHLANGTADLREMAQIGLRLVLGYILLEDPQLHAQAYVKLHALLQTAVPMRREEACYVLSKLEAALARALNTSPSETPTENGEPPVAAAAAERCSWLVPLVRTLLDRAYGPLGLQWGLPSLPPTNGSPTFFEDFQAFCATPEWRHFIDKQVQPTMSQFEMDTYAKSHDLMSGFWNACYDMLMSSGQRRQRERARSRRAFQELVLDPVQRRARFEGLRYAAALKQQAAQHSTALLHWGALWRQLASPCGAWALRDPPTPHWKLSSAETYSRMRLKLVPNHHFNPHLEASALRDNLGEAPLTPTEEASLPLAVTKEAKVSSLPEELQEDQLGEDELAALETPLEAAELDEQHENLVLSAECQLVTVVAVVPGLLEVTTQHVYFYDGSAERVETEEGIGHDFRRPLAQLREVHLRRFNLRRSALELFFIDQANYFLNFPCKTGGAAASSPSPVPRPQPSLIPPHTQVRNQVYSWLLRLRPPTQGYLSSRSPQEMLRASGLTQKWVQREISNFEYLMQLNTIAGRTYNDLSQYPVFPWVLQDYVSPTLDLSNPAVFRDLSKPIGVVNPKHAQLVKEKYESFEDPAGTIDKFHYGTHYSNAAGVMHYLIRVEPFTSLHVQLQSGRFDCSDRQFHSVAAAWQARLESPADVKELIPEFFYFPDFLENQNGFDLGCLQLTNEKVGDVVLPPWASSPEDFIQQHRRALESEYVSAHLHEWIDLIFGYKQRGPAAEEALNVFYYCTYEGAVDLDQVADERERKALEGIISNFGQTPCQLLKEPHPARLSVEEAAQRLARLDTNSPSIFQHLGQLKAFFAEVISDGVPLVLALVPHRQPHSFITQGSADLLVTVSASGLLGTHSWLPYDRNISNYFSFSKDPTMGNPKMQRLLSGPWVPGSGVSGQALAVSPDGKLLFSGGHWDGSLRVTALPRGRLLSQLRCHLDVVTCLALDTCGIYLISGSRDTTCMVWRLMQQNGLSMGLASKPVQILYGHEAAVSCVAISTELDMAVSGSEDGTVIIHTVRRGQFVATLSPPGSTLPGPVSHLVLGSEGQIVVQSSARERLGAQVTYSLHLYSVNGRLRASLPLVEQPTALEVTEDFVLLGTAQCALHILHLNKLLPAAPPLPMKVPIRSVAVTKERSHVLVGLEDGKLIVVGAGQPSEVRSSQFARKLWRSSSRRISQVSSGETEYNPGEAR